A DNA window from Suncus etruscus isolate mSunEtr1 chromosome 8, mSunEtr1.pri.cur, whole genome shotgun sequence contains the following coding sequences:
- the HYLS1 gene encoding centriolar and ciliogenesis-associated protein HYLS1, with the protein MAERRSYSVGDAMEELIGHDREKWNKMDLEEQMLAAATAFTRICARQGEGDVRREARSVQYDPYSKASVAPGNRSRLPVQMQYSRIENNLTPEMGSEASQRLRKPVMKRKVLRRQPDGEVLVTDESVYSESETGTESGGDLWDLRERLMNLQSQEDTESSADESEKFSLPHEYQEISQDQFLHDLRKGMPSPAYEQDLIVASRPKSVILPRLDQLSQNRGKVDRVARYFEYKREWDSMRLPGEDHRKELRWGVREQMLYREPQSKPQHIYVPNNYQVPTEKKRSALRWGIRCDLANGIMPRKLPFSFSPS; encoded by the exons ATGGCAGAAAGAAG GTCCTACAGTGTAGGGGATGCAATGGAAGAACTCATAGGACATGATAgagaaaaatggaacaaaatggATCTAGAGGAACAAATGTTAGCAGCTGCTACAGCTTTTACCCGTATCTGTGCAAGGCAGGGTGAGGGAGATGTTAGGAGAGAAGCTCGTTCTGTCCAATATGATCCCTACAGTAAAGCTTCAGTCGCCCCAGGAAATAGATCCAGACTTCCTGTGCAAATGCAGTACTCACGTATTGAAAATAACCTCACTCCAGAAATGGGCTCAGAGGCCTCCCAGCGACTCCGCAAGCCAGTGATGAAGAGAAAGGTTCTGCGGAGGCAGCCAGATGGGGAAGTCCTAGTAACAGACGAGTCTGTTTACAGTGAATCAGAGACAGGTACAGAAAGTGGAGGTGATCTCTGGGACTTAAGAGAAAGGCTGATGAATCTGCAGTCCCAGGAAGATACAGAATCCTCAGCTGATGAGTCAGAAAAATTCAGTCTGCCACATGAATACCAAGAAATTTCTCAAGACCAGTTCCTTCACGATCTACGGAAAGGAATGCCCTCTCCAGCTTATGAACAAGACCTGATTGTTGCCAGCCGACCCAAGTCCGTTATTCTCCCGAGACTGGATCAGTTAAGCCAAAACCGGGGCAAGGTAGACCGGGTAGCCCGCTATTTTGAGTACAAACGGGAATGGGACTCCATGAGGTTACCTGGTGAAGATCACAGAAAGGAGCTGCGTTGGGGTGTCCGAGAGCAGATGCTTTATCGAGAACCCCAATCTAAGCCTCAGCACATATATGTTCCAAACAATTACCAGGTACCGACTGAGAAGAAAAGATCTGCGCTTCGCTGGGGTATTCGTTGTGACCTTGCAAATGGTATCATGCCCAGGAAGCTgcccttctccttttctccttcctaa
- the DDX25 gene encoding ATP-dependent RNA helicase DDX25 — protein sequence MASLLWAGDAGAADSERLNGHFANLIHPRKALPAIKSTVASNVDNFVNHIEDEDDDVVDLAANSLLNKLIRQSLVESSHQVEVLQKDPSSPLYSVKTFEELRLKEELLKGIYAMGFNRPSKIQEMALPMMLAHPPQNLIAQSQSGTGKTAAFVLAMLSRVNALELFPQCLCLAPTYELALQTGSVVERMGKFCVDVQVMYAIRGNRIPRGTDITKQIIIGTPGTVLDWCFKRKLIDLTKIRVFVLDEADVMIDTQGFSDQSIRIQRALPSECQMLLFSATFEDSVWQFAERIIPDHNVIKLRKEELTLNNIRQYYVLCENRNDKYQALCNIYGGITIGQAIIFCQTRRNAKWLTVEMMQDGHQVSLLSGELSVDQRASIIQRFRDGKEKVLITTNVCARGIDVKQVTIVVNFDLPVNQAQEPVYEIYLHRIGRTGRFGKKGLAFNMIEVDKLPLLMKIQDHFNSNIKQLDPQDMDEIEKIEY from the exons ATGGCGTCGTTACTTTGGGCCGGCGACGCCGGGGCAGCAGACAGCGAGCGGCTTAACGGCCAT TTTGCAAACCTTATCCACCCCCGGAAGGCTCTTCCGGCTATTAAGAGTACGGTCGCCTCAAATGTAG ATAATTTTGTTAATCACATAGAAGATGAAGACGATGATGTGG tgGACTTGGCAGCAAATTCACTCTTAAACAAGCTAATCCGGCAGTCGTTAGTTGAATCTAGTCACCAAGTCGAAGTCTTACAAAAAGATCCCAGCTCTCCACTCTACTCGGTGAAAACGTTTGAAGAACTTCGTCT GAAGGAAGAGTTGCTAAAAGGTATCTATGCAATGGGATTTAATAGACCATCCAAAATCCAAGAGATGGCTCTCCCTATGATGCTGGCACATCC ACCCCAGAACCTCATAGCCCAGAGCCAGTCTGGAACAGGGAAAACAGCTGCTTTTGTCCTGGCCATGTTAAGCAGAGTTAATGCCTTGGAATTGTTCCCACAG TGCCTCTGCCTCGCTCCTACTTATGAGTTGGCTCTGCAAACTGGCAGTGTGGTTGAGCGGATGGGAAAATTCTGTGTGGATGTTCAAGTGATGTATGCCATTCGAGGAAATCGAA TTCCCAGAGGCACAGATATCACCAAACAGATCATAATTGGCACTCCAGGTACTGTCCTAGATTGGTGTTTCAAGAGAAAATTAATTGATTTGACTAAGATTCGTGTGTTTGTCCTGGATGAAGCAGATGTAATGATTGACACGCAAGGTTTCTCAGATCAAAGCATTCGAATTCAGAG AGCTTTGCCCTCTGAATGCCAGATGCTCCTCTTCTCAGCGACCTTCGAAGACTCTGTGTGGCAGTTTGCAGAGCGCATCATTCCTGATCACAACGTTATCAAGTTACGGAAAGAGGAGTTGACCCTAAACAACATCCGACAGTATTATGTGTTATGCGAGAACAGGAACGACAAGTATCAGGCTCTGTGCAATATCTATGGTGGCATCACTATTGGTCAGGCCATAATCTTCTGTCAG ACACGTCGGAATGCCAAGTGGTTGACTGTGGAGATGATGCAGGATGGCCACCAAGTGTCCTTGCTCAGTGGGGAGCTGAGTGTGGACCAGCGAGCCTCCATCATTCAGAGGTTTCGAGATGGGAAAGAAAAAGTTCTTATAACGACCAATGTCTGCGCTCGAG GGATTGATGTGAAGCAGGTCACGATCGTTGTGAATTTTGATCTCCCCGTAAACCAAGCTCAAGAGCCAGTCTATGAGATCTACCTACATCGCATAGGGCGGACTGGACGCTTTGGGAAAAAAGGCCTGGCCTTTAACATGATTGAAGTGGATAAGCTGCCTCTGCTTATGAAGATCCAGGATCACTTTA ATAGCAACATTAAGCAGCTTGACCCTCAAGACATGGATGAAATTGAAAAGATTGAATATTGA
- the PUS3 gene encoding tRNA pseudouridine(38/39) synthase encodes MAENDIDRTHTEKLQKRIQELEQEVERLKREQASNKDSKVRESFSRTGKAKRAFDFSAYGRRHIALKIAYLGWGYHGFASQENTSNTIEEKLFEALTKTRLVESRQTSNYHRCGRTDKGVSAFGQVISLDLRSHFPQSRDTENSNLKDEVSDAAKEIRYTHILNRVLPPDIWVLAWAPVDPSFSARFSCLERTYRYFFPRADLDIGTMNCAAQKYVGTHDFRNLCKMDVANGVINFQRTILSAQVQLLGHSLGDEIQQEPFQICQFEVIGQAFLYHQVRCMMAILFLIGQGLEKPDIIDELLNIRKNPQKPQYSMAVEFPLVLYDCKFENIKWIYDQEVQEFNVTHLQQLWASHAVKTHMLYSMLQGLESVAVSCGTGPKMDGEVEWRSITPPVIKQTSAFVEGVKMRTYKPLMERPKCQGLESRIQHFVQRGRIEHPHLFYEEAKAKRDCEETLGEENTILEKPTKRACVETEVKSIS; translated from the exons ATGGCTGAAAATGACATAGACAGAACCCATACTGAGAAACTCCAAAAAAGAATTCAAGAACTGGAACAGGAGGTAGAAAGACTTAAAAGAGAACAAGCCAGTAACAAAGACTCAAAGGTTAGAGAAAGTTTTTCAAGAACTGGAAAAGCCAAGCGTGCATTTGATTTCAGTGCTTATGGTCGGAGGCATATAGCCCTAAAAATCGCCTATCTGGGCTGGGGGTACCATGGCTTTGCCAGTCAGGAAAATACAAGCAATACCATTGAAGAGAAGCTATTTGAGGCTCTAACCAAGACCCGACTTGTTGAAAGCAGACAGACCTCCAACTATCACCGGTGTGGACGAACAGACAAAGGCGTTAGTGCCTTTGGGCAG GTAATTTCTCTTGACCTTCGTTCTCACTTTCCACAGAGCAGGGATACAGAGAATTCTAATCTGAAAGATGAAGTCAGTGATGCTGCTAAAGAGATCCGCTATACCCACATTCTCAACCGGGTGCTCCCTCCAGACATCTGGGTACTAGCCTGGGCCCCTGTAGACCCAAGTTTCAGTGCTAGATTCAGCTGTCTTGAGCGGACTTACCGCTATTTTTTCCCACGTGCTGATTTAGACATTGGAACCATGAATTGTGCTGCTCAGAAGTATGTTGGCACACACGATTTTAGAAACTTGTGTAAGATGGATGTAGCCAATGGAGTGATAAATTTTCAGAGGACTATTCTGTCTGCTCAAGTTCAGCTCCTAGGCCACAGCCTGGGTGATGAGATACAGCAAGAACCTTTCCAGATATGTCAGTTTGAAGTGATTGGCCAGGCATTCCTTTATCATCAAGTCCGCTGTATGATGGCTATTCTCTTTCTGATTGGCCAAGGATTGGAGAAGCCAGACATTATTGATGAGCTgctgaatataagaaaaaatccCCAGAAACCTCAATACAG TATGGCTGTAGAATTCCCTCTAGTCTTATATGACTGTAAGTTTGAAAACATCAAGTGGATCTATGACCAGGAGGTTCAGGAGTTCAATGTTACCCACCTACAACAACTATGGGCCAGTCACGCTGTTAAAACTCACATGTTGTACAGTATGCTACAAGGACTGGAGTCGGTTGCAGTATCCTGTGGGACAG GACCAAAGATGGACGGAGAAGTAGAATGGAGAAGTATTACACCCCCTGTCATAAAACAGACCAGTGCATTTGTAGAAGGAGTGAAAATGCGCACATACAAACCCCTAATGGAGCGTCCTAAATGCCAAGGATTAGAATCCCGGATCCAGCATTTTGTACAAAGGGGGCGTATAGAGCACCcacatttattttatgaagagGCAAAAGCCAAGAGGGACTGCGAAGAGACTCTAGGGGAAGAAAATACAATTTTGGAGAAACCAACAAAAAGAGCCTGTGTTGAAACAGAAGTTAAAAGCATCAGTTAA